The genomic DNA gacgaatgtggaccctatttttccgcatgtgactcctagtagactcttcccaacactttagatgaacattccctaagaatctggagcctaagctctgataccacatttgtcacgacccaacctatgggccggaccggcactaggacctgggccagcctaaagcccccgaggcccgtagtaagcctaactattcattaatccaactctaaggcccatttgggcccaatatcaagaaatcaaccggacggagtccggccataaagtggacctttcaacaggGTGTTTTttggctcacccgacctgtaaacaaaatatatcatcaattggggagctcagctcaccctccacatactcatcagtaaaaaaataaatgggagctcaactccctcatccaatccatcaaacaggcatatcattatatgtttacaggtccaacatgataataatattacagaccaaaatcaaataaatacttctaacacatgcggaaattctaggagttaataaaattacacaaacattgataaacaacctgcgaggaaaggaagcaggttaacctcaaaaatatcctcctgtggcctggaaaaatattgaacaggagtgagcgttcgactcagagagtaaaatatcaattttaaccataatctctataactatctaaaactaatgcaacctgtggagtgaaatgcaacatcaacaacattttcacatcataacatcaaaaaggtaatttggagcactcacacaccctgtagtatcaatcataatatatgggagctgatcccctatacagctctcttaaatccaacctggtgccagcgaagaactcaagccggactttcgcttaataaaccaaatcgggggtcccagcgaagaactcaagccgtgactaccccccgaaggatcgggtcccagcgaagaactcaagccgtgactacccgtcctatccatagtccacaccacatcacacgcacgccaacgcacgcacactgctccaaattaccacaacaacatccatggcactttaacagttatcaatgcaacataaatcgtgcctagagtttaactacataaatatatgcatataagtgatgcatgggcatgcttgaacatataataatagtgaaattacaattaaaattaatattttactcacagacttgacaacggttactgtggcggctgggcggaggaagaaggccttcccggctcacctgacaattacattacaattatttaatacaaatgactcaatacaatcaagaaaagaccaaatacatcctaagtcatgccgaaaattcggcagagtctcccctatacctaggacttacccaacctgcaaaatggctcaaaacacacttctatattcacaatccatatatccacaactcaatcacatcacacagcccctcctgggcccatcaaatcagtcatccatcacaatatgtaaaatttcaatttaatccttataattgatcatttttgcaaaaactacccaaacaagctctaaaaattctaaaactttgccccgtggtccttagcaatattactaggctattgcaaaaagaatcataattttctgagctaccacgaatattttatgaatttttaatcccatttaagcactagaaaattacgaaaaagcaaggttcgggtttacctttgccgattccgacttcgagaACGCGCTCGAGACATTTGACAATAGGAGGGTAGCCAAAacttcggtccaattcggagacttttccgatgAAGTCCGTTCGCCCAAATTTGCGAGCACAGTCAAtcgtcgaattttcgcgaattgaggatacctacacgaagcccacaacacgggggttagtacataaatttttcagaattttctaagctcatttaatgctcggaaaaacactgcgaagttccgtgggacccaccgaaaaacggtgtcgaaaaaattcgaaatttatgtcgccgcgaagctctcgacgagtggagcgctcgtactctcggttttcgtggattcacggtttgcgagaaatctagcccgaaaatcaaaatgggctaaaacttcctgggcaaaaattggacaaaccgctcgatggatttcagcgttcttggtgtctatggaaagctctcgacgagtagatgattttagacacaaaacccggtccgattggtggccggatcggctgaattttggccgggaagtcgaaacgtaacgcgcgcgagggaggggacttcgcgcgcgttttccggcctGCTAGCGCGGCCACGGGGAAGGAGGTGGACGGCGCACGGTGAGTGGGTGGGGAGGTGGTGGCCGCAgggcgggaggagagagaaaacgggagaaagagagaaggaggaggagacgcgcgcgggaggaagaaaaaggggagggagccggtccgattagACCGGTCTGACCCGGTCCGGttagattcggccggttcgattcgaaatacaaaattttgaattttttactctaccttgggaccgaaaacgaggtccaaaaattccgaaaaaattccagaaaactcagaaaaattcgtagactccaaatatatttttagttttgtcacgtggtctttaaattaatttttaaaaatatcagagtttatattttcggaaaatcgaacccgatttttaaaatccgaaaaaatctcaaataatttcttaaaatttaaataaaattaaaataccaaaaatactcataaaataataaaatttaaaattttggggtgttacaaaaatagtcattttatatttttaatttttaaaagtgaTTTTTCTGAAATAGAATTAAAATTGTATGCTTTTATTGTAGCAAATTAAAATTCATGGACGAAAATAAAATAATCTCCAAAATTCAAAGACAGTTAATATAATTTACCTTTAATCCTACCATGTTAGAATTGGAATTAGCTTATGTGTaggcaataaaaaataaaattttgtgtaTTAATTGTGTTTTACTTTTTGAGAAATAATGAATTTTGTTGTTATAATAAAATAGTTCTATTTTAGATACATTAATTGTAATTATAGAATTTTTATGTTAATTAATTCTTTGTTTTTCATAATGTgtatcataatttataaatttaattattaatctaCATGGACTAATAATTTTATGTGGCAAAACAATATACGTGATTTAATATCAACTATATCTaactttatatttatatattgataTTTATTTTGTCGGATGTTTAGTTTGTCTAAATAAAAATGAAGCGTAAATTAAATTCTAAGAGCTGTAAGGATAACTGATCATGGTctgattagaaattaaaattggattgatccaaatttcaatttaaaatcgAAATCGAATTGAAATTGATAAAAATCAAATAGATTAAAATCAGTCTTAATTTGAGCCAAAAACCGAATTAAAATAGATCAGTCTAATTTAAGtcaaaactttttttttcttcacttaaaaaagaaaatttttaaaaatttaaatttcaaatttagtcAAAATCAAACAAAACTGAAATTGGGACTGAATCCAAAACCAACATAGAGCCTCAATCCGATGCCAATTAGCCCCAACCCTTGAACCAAAACAGGCCCGCTAGGCAGCCGGCCAAGTCTAGTCACTGGTGCACTAGTAATAAATGGTTCAAATTTGATTCATTATTCTATCAAATTGTAGATAAACAAGCACCTCCCTTAATCCCTATTCTGAATATGTTGACTCCAGTTATAGGTCATATCCCTTaaccttttttcttcttttcaccTGTTATCGGTCAATCAAATTGTGGAAAAAAAATGTATTACTGTTTAATGCATTATTCATATGTCTAAATAAAAATGAGCGTAAATTCAACTCTCATGATTGTAAAACTGACTATCGTTTCCAAAGattcaatttgaatcaaaattaaatttaaataaataaaaagcaaattaattaaaatcaatcTTGTACTGAATCAAAACCAGTTTTTTcctttttgaaaataaaattaaaaaatttaaacctTCAATTTTGATCAATGAAGCCAAAATTAGAGTGAACCCTCAATTCGATCCCAACTAGCCCCTAACTCTTGAACCGAAACTGGCCCGGTGTCATCACCAGTGCACTCGCaaatgattcaaatttgattcATTAATCTAGCAGAAAATTTTAGATAAACAAGCAATTGGCTTAACTCCTAATCTGAATATGTTGGCTCAAGTAGCAATTCATATCCCTCAGCCCTTTTTTTTTCCCCGTCATTGGCTGGTCTAAAGAAATATAGTCTAAAGCTTGCAACAATCCGAATTACTTTTCTAATAAAAGCTTCAACCGATTCTATTTACTACAAATTCCATAAAAAACCTAGGACAATTGGTCATTTCCAGAATTCACATCAAGGCCCTGAATACCCTTCTGATAAATCCATAGCCTTGTTAAGTTACCACTGGATACCATTTTAATAAATCCATAACCTTGTAAATAATGTACAAACTATTGACTCCAAAATACATTGGTATCATGCTCCAATCGTCTATATAACGTAAAAGCCACCCAATCACGGTCCTACTGGAATAGTAATATAGGGCGCAACCAAGGATTTCAAGACACCCTTAGTTGTTTTTCGTTTTTCAGCGAACTGCAAAAACTCAGAACTTGGCATAAACCAATGTTATTATAGACAAAACTTAATATATACTTTTTAATCTCTCATTTGTATATCTTGCACAATGTCCACAAACAGTAGATACAATCAAGCAGTAGGATCAAAGACCAAAGATTGAGGCTCATACAATTTCCATCATCTTTGCCTAACACATCACCATAAGTACTTTAGGGCCAAAAGTGCCCTATGGTAAAATTTTGTGACAACATAATGCTTGAAACATAAATATAAATTTCCTCAATGCCACACCATATCTACGATTGCCTTGAATGACTTCTCACCCTGCAATGCAAAACGCTCTAAATAAGACTCCACAATGATCCATTTCAAGCaacagaaaaaagaaaaaatgcaGCCCTCCTACCTTGGTGAACGGGAATAAGAGCGAGATCCAGAACGAGAATGGGAGTGAGACCGAGAACCGGAGCGAGAATGGTATCTTCGAGAACTCCTGCTCCTACTTGGACTTCTACTGTGTCGGTGTCTTCTGCATTTAATGATCAGATGAGTAAATGAATCccagatttatttatttatttggggttTGGTTTTGGGGAGGGGGGGGtggaatatttattttgataattcTAAATTTAAAGGCAAATATCAGAGGATGCCCCAATCATGTTACTAGATATAAGATGGCTAATTTTACTTCTTTCCTAAACTTGCAACATTAGCGTTCATCAATCCTAACAGACGTCAATTTTGGTTTCAAGAAGTAATTTTTATGAAGGCCTTGCATGGGCAATAATAATAGAAAAGACAAACCCAGTATCGCATACCCTTGAAGCAGCAAAAACAAAATCTAGACTCAAACAGGATGTACACAATGTAATTGCCAACAAAATACAATCAGAGTTTTGAAATGGACATTGACCAATGTCAAAACATTCACTAAATTATCACAAAACTATATATGCACGGCATTTATTATTGATTCCATAAAACATGATAAATACCTAGGTGGAGATCGACTATAGCTCCTACTGCGGCTACGACGCCTATAACGACTTAACCGGTTTGTTTCTGCAAGTTTCTCCAGCCTCTGACGCTCCTGTTCTCGTTTCTTGGCAATTTCAGCAGCAGTATCTTTTTTAACTGCAGAAGAATAAAATCTAGATATTAGGGACTCAAAAAAAAAATGAGGGTATAAAACAGACCTATCAACTTACTCTTCCTAAAacacagacacacacacacacacacaatttTCTCCTCAAAGCAAGCCTTAGGCAAGTGagaagaaaatggagagagagagagttaggGGGGTGgtggagaaaaagaaaaatgagagtgtAAATGAACAGATAAAATTATCAAGAACTTTTCTAAGCCATATTTGTGTTAATATCCAAACATGGATGTGGACAAAAAGAGGACTTGTTGAACTATATAACAACAGAAGCCTGTATTATAGATCATACTTTGTTTGTTTAGCTGTTTGCTCATGATCCTTTTAAGCCTGTCCTGAGGAGTTTCTTTTTTCTCCCCTGGCGCCAGCTTCAAGGGCCCCCCAGAAGTAGTTGCTTTGGTTAGCTTTGCTAATGCTGATGATGTGCTGTTGAAAAAGtatcataaatttataaattaaaattacatgAGGATGAGGGTTAAATAAAACACATCCATTAATTCAAATTCTACAAAACACTAATGTCTGAACAGCATCATCAATGTCTCTAGATATTATCACATACCTTACTGCTGGTTTCACCACTTTAGCATTCTTCTCCTTATCAAGGGATACACCAGATGCAGGATCAACATGCAATGCCTCAAGTATGAGACCAGAAGATGGCCTGCACAACAGCATAAGCATTAGACTCCATTCCAACAGTTCCACACTTCTTGGAAGAGACTATATTAAATCAATTTCAGGGAAAATATGAGCTTCAGAAAGGAAGCCTCCTTCCCTCTCCATCTTGGCACTTATGAAGAAGGTAACCCTAGGCCTGATCTATTTTAAACCACAAAAGTTTTCTTCAGGTAACAAAATGGGTAAGCTGCAGCAGTGTAAAGACTGTCCAATCTATCTTTGCAATAATTAAAGGTCGAGTGCTCCGACCGGCTCAACATATCAGCTTGGGATGGAGGAGATGATGGTGGAGAATATCCTTCAAGCCTCGATTCGTCCCCGTCACCAGAGCccccaaattcagtgatataTTCTATTTTAGGAGTCCTTGACTTGCTATGACGAACTTCATCCGAATGACCTCCTCGAGCATATCGCCTTGAATGTGACGGTGAGTATGAACGAGATCTTGATCTTGACCTGAAAATGCAGAAGAATTCAAAAAAGTTTATAGAATAGATTCTCTGATGTAAGGGAAAAGAAAATAAGCATAAACATCAGCAAAAAGTATGAGCCACCTTCTAGAGCGAGAATAAGCTTCGTAAGTTGGACTTCTTCTAGGCTCCCTGCAAAGACAAAATGAAGCATCAATATCATAAACATAATAAGATGTACTTATTTATCATTTTCTAACAAGTTGCTTGAATTTTGGATAAAAAGAAATTAGTCTTTCTACCGGTAGGGATCATGATGGAGCACTCGAGTTCCTGTTATCCGAGcagcttctctctctctttccctttcTATCTGAGAAGCTTTCCTCCTTTCCTTGCGACTCAGCTTCCTCTGAAAAAGTAATCCTTGTACTATTATTAATGACAACTACATGGGGGGGAAATCCAAAAGACACTGCTGCCATACTTACAATAGCAGGATCTCCTTTGATCATTTCCTTTTgccttttctcttcctcttttgcCTTTTTATCCATGTAAACAAGCCACCCATACCTTTTTACTCCAAATTCTTTTGCTATCATATCCATTCCTTCATCATTGCTATCATCACTGTTAAAATCCTCATCATCATCATCGTCTTCGTCGTCGTCTTCATTATCATCACCATCTGAAAATTGAGATTCCTCCTTCACATCACCATCATAAGAGAACCCCACTTGTGAATATGAACCCTTGCTTGAAGGAGCTTGTGTCAGCTGAGAAGCACTGTATTTTTCATttcaaagaagagagagagagagagagagagagagagagagatgagataATATGTAATCATCATTGGCGAAGCTAACAATACAAAGGTAAGACAAACCTCAATACCCTATAATATAGAAATCCAAGAAGTTTCCATAGACCACACAACcatgaaaatttaaatttcacGTGGCCAAGCAAACTAAAATGAGGCATGTCAAATAAGGATACTTGAATGTAGGTGTGACACTTCATCACAATGGAAGAAATATCagtaaaaaactaaaaatttcagaAAATAACTAGTTCCAACAGCCAGACATGAACTTGTATTTGATATTCATCCCAAAGTCCATGGAACATAATAGCTATACCACAGAACTTCTCAGTGACAATTAAAATATCTTTATAGTTGACCATATGATTTTTTACATTTTTCATGAGATATGCCTCTTAAAATGAACAATTGGAGAGAAACAACTAAATTCTTATCCACATAGCCAACTGTCCCAAGTTTCATAATAAAAATGCCATTTTCTCATCATAGCGATTGCTATCAGCCAAGATAAAAACAAACCCATCTAAGTGGTTTTAGCTTTTAACAGCCTTACAAAGCCACTTATAATGAATCAAAATTGTTTCTTTGAGATAAAAGGAACCCAATCATACAACGTGGCCAAGAATGTCATGCTCACAACATGACAAGGCAAAAATAACAAGTCTACCAAATAAAAGTTGCAAACATACGGTCTCATGAAATCCACAGAAGAGTCCTTGTGAATTCAAGAAGATTGAATTCTAATGTCATCCCTAGTTTTAAATATCAGCCATTTCAGACTGATTCAGCCGATTCCTTTACACTGTTtccaattttattattttaaacccTGTCTACCTGAAGTTTAAAAAATTATGATGGAATTGGCGGCTGATTCAATATGATTCCCTTACACTGTTTCCATTTCCAATATTTAAAACCCTGATGTCATCACATTCACATTCACACACACAGAAGAGCAGGTTATAAAATAATCACATGAAAGGTGGATGTGTATAACTACTTGAAGAATGCAAGAATTAATAAGTAATAACAGATTTATTGAACATGAAAACTTCCGTAAACAAAATTACATTgaaaacattgttgagaattccttctttttttttttagctataaCCTCAGCAGAACGAAATGAAACTATCCGCCAACTAAGCCAAATGGAAAGAGGGGGCTGGGACAAACCTGTCTGAAGCAAATGGAATAACAGCCTTAGCCTCCATCTCTTGGGTTACATGTTGCAAACCACCTTCATCAGTAACTGTTAATGCCCAATTAAAAACTCTCTTCGTCAGTAACTTGAACTTCTAACTTCTTAAATTTACACTAATATAAAAAGTGATCTCATTAAACTCCAAAGGTGAATAACTGTTGGTTGGCTTTGTCATAAGTAAAAGtcaatgaagaaaacaaatcagaTATGAGAATTGAACACCAGCAAACAAAAAAGTACCGACATCCTCTACGTCGGTGCTTAATTAAATCCCGGTAACGCTCAAAATTAACAAACTCTTctagttcttcttcttcttctgactTTTCTGGGGCCCGAAACCGTCTAGACCCAGCCTCTCTAATAAAATCAAGCAGGGCACGACCATCAAATCTGTTCAATAATAAAACATATATTCCTCAATCTTCAAAGCAATAGCCAAACTATGCAAGAAtacacgagagagagagagagagagagagagagagagaaagagaacctGTCAATTAGAACATCCTGTTTCCCATTCCAAGGTATCCTGCCAATTTAAAAACTCAGTTCAAATTCATATGAAAGATAGATATTCTGCAAAATATGGTGGCACTGACAGCAAAGAATAAAGGAAACATCCAACAGAATTTCTAAACGGAAGTTCcacacacacacaaaaaaaaaaaattctaagaacCAACAGTGCTTCCAAAGTGTAAAATTCAAGAAAATCCATATAGTTATATTTACTTGACAAAGCGGGAGCACAACTTTAACTGAATACTCAAAATCTAATTCAATTATCCAAATTACAAAAATTTCAAGTACATTCTGCCACAACCCACAGGTACGAGCAGATAAATATAAATAGCCATCAAATTGATAAAAGGAGCATAATCTATTACAGTACTGTAGCAATCCACAACCCAAGATAGAAACAAAAAAGGACATACAGGCCTTGCTGATCCTGGGTGGCTTGGTAGAGACCATCGTCGCGGTAGGTCCGGTATCTACTGCCGATGACCTGAATAGATTGCTGAGGATCGCCTCTCCTCTTGGCCAAGTACACTGCTCGTCTCTGCGCTCTCTTTCTAGCCGCGTCCATCATGTCGTGGACCTTTCTCTCCGATCTTCTCGCTTCGTGCCACATACTTTCTCACAAATTCTCTCAACAATGGAAACCCTAATCGTAAGAAACAGGAAATTGCTTATGAGGTACTCTCCCGTTTTTGTTTTGTAGCTTAACGCTTGGCTTAGATCTGGACTGTCCATGGGGGCCACATTGCAGTATAATAGGCCTAGAAACTACTGGTCCGTATTGTGGAATTCGCGGCAGAGATTATCCAAAAAACGACGACGTTCTAGTAGATTAGGTTTCCATACATGGAATTATCTGCCCTTCTCCTTAATTTGGCAGAGTGAGAAAACTAGACcatatgaataaaaatattaatataattatttaatttaattactataaaaatattaattaattaatatataatcctaattgaataaaatttaataatactaatttaatAGGAAGTCTATATACTAATATTACAAATATGTTATttgtatttataaaaaataattagattaTTTGGAATACTAATCTAATAAAAAGTCTATATACTACTATTATGAAtttgttatttatattttataaaatataattagattaTTTATGAAAAACTAAGCAAgattaaaaattcaataaaagtcaaattaattaattaacatattttccataaaaaaaatcttattaaaaAGGGTAAGACTAAAGCTATTATTAAATTAACATTCTATATTATATTCTatgaaatatattattttaattataatgatATATAAATTTTGATATTGTTTATACACACAATTATAAAATGAGTTAATAATCCTCAATTTCTAAAAAAGAAATATATTTTtcctatttctttttattttgatgttattttaatatgtaaaaaaaattattacacaTTAATTCCATATTGATTATTCTAAATTATCAACTTTGAATTTTAAGGtgaataaatttgaaaattttaaaattttaaaattttcatcatTAGCTCTAAAAAAAGTTAagtttttttaatgaattttaatataatttattttttgtaatatagattaaatattattaaattcaatGATAATagtttaataattatcataaaattaaataaattgagtATATTTATATTTAGTTAAAATGCACTTTGCATGAACAAATTTATCAATACGCCCaccaactaaatgttttaaaaaaaattacatgatCGTCATGTAAAATATTTATCTCAAACTATTTTACattttaatgaatttttaatataattttaatttttatactataatttaaatattattaaattctttaatattttttataattacataataaaattaaacaaattaaacatatttatattttaaaaaaattataaaattttaaaaaataattataaattaaaaataacaaataCGTATGATATTTGAAGAGATTCacgaaataatattaaatttagatTTTCTAACTCTTTTTGTCAAAATTTCTCACCTATTGAATAGTTTAAAAAAAATCTTACAGATTATACAAAATGTTTATTTagtgtttttttttattatttaatttatattattattaatatactCAAAAAATAATATCGAGAATGAAATCTTTAGCAAATACTTgcttaattgaatttaaatatatttattattggattttttttattatgtaaTATGAACGGTTGCAAAATTTAAGACTATtccaaaattatgataattttttataattattcttaatgaatttttaaaataagcatagcttttattattttagattaatttcttttcataaaTGTTTATGACATAATTGTatgtattataattaataataaattaaatgtaaattatctgaAAATGAGTCTATAAGGTGAATAAATTTTTTTCACtaaacattttaaataattaattaattatgagtatttttactattattttattttttataattttttttataatttttttataattatcactcaatatattaaattaa from Hevea brasiliensis isolate MT/VB/25A 57/8 unplaced genomic scaffold, ASM3005281v1 Scaf147, whole genome shotgun sequence includes the following:
- the LOC110673681 gene encoding uncharacterized protein LOC110673681 isoform X2; translation: MWHEARRSERKVHDMMDAARKRAQRRAVYLAKRRGDPQQSIQVIGSRYRTYRDDGLYQATQDQQGLIPWNGKQDVLIDRFDGRALLDFIREAGSRRFRAPEKSEEEEELEEFVNFERYRDLIKHRRRGFTDEGGLQHVTQEMEAKAVIPFASDSASQLTQAPSSKGSYSQVGFSYDGDVKEESQFSDGDDNEDDDEDDDDDEDFNSDDSNDEGMDMIAKEFGVKRYGWLVYMDKKAKEEEKRQKEMIKGDPAIRKLSRKERRKASQIEREREREAARITGTRVLHHDPYREPRRSPTYEAYSRSRRSRSRSRSYSPSHSRRYARGGHSDEVRHSKSRTPKIEYITEFGGSGDGDESRLEGYSPPSSPPSQADMLSRPSSGLILEALHVDPASGVSLDKEKNAKVVKPAVSTSSALAKLTKATTSGGPLKLAPGEKKETPQDRLKRIMSKQLNKQIKKDTAAEIAKKREQERQRLEKLAETNRLSRYRRRSRSRSYSRSPPRHRHSRSPSRSRSSRRYHSRSGSRSHSHSRSGSRSYSRSPRVRSHSRQS
- the LOC110673681 gene encoding uncharacterized protein LOC110673681 isoform X1; the encoded protein is MWHEARRSERKVHDMMDAARKRAQRRAVYLAKRRGDPQQSIQVIGSRYRTYRDDGLYQATQDQQGLIPWNGKQDVLIDRFDGRALLDFIREAGSRRFRAPEKSEEEEELEEFVNFERYRDLIKHRRRGFTDEGGLQHVTQEMEAKAVIPFASDSASQLTQAPSSKGSYSQVGFSYDGDVKEESQFSDGDDNEDDDEDDDDDEDFNSDDSNDEGMDMIAKEFGVKRYGWLVYMDKKAKEEEKRQKEMIKGDPAIRKLSRKERRKASQIEREREREAARITGTRVLHHDPYREPRRSPTYEAYSRSRRSRSRSRSYSPSHSRRYARGGHSDEVRHSKSRTPKIEYITEFGGSGDGDESRLEGYSPPSSPPSQADMLSRPSSGLILEALHVDPASGVSLDKEKNAKVVKPAVSTSSALAKLTKATTSGGPLKLAPGEKKETPQDRLKRIMSKQLNKQIKKDTAAEIAKKREQERQRLEKLAETNRLSRYRRRSRSRSYSRSPPRRHRHSRSPSRSRSSRRYHSRSGSRSHSHSRSGSRSYSRSPRVRSHSRQS